From Amycolatopsis sp. WQ 127309:
ACCGCGACGACTCCGCCGGCTGCCTCACCGGCGCCCCCGACCAGGACCGGAGCGCGTGGGCGCCGACGACGTCGGTGCACGGCACGCACGTGGCCGGCATCATCGCGGCGGCCGACGACGGCCACGGCGTCACCGGCGTGGCGCCCGGCGTGCGCGTCGCCTCGGTGAAGGTGATCGACGACCGCGGGTACGCCGACCCCGAGGCCGCGGTGTGCGGGCTGATGTGGGCGGCGTCGCGGCACATGCAGCTGACGAACAGCAGCTACTTCGTCAACCCGTGGTCGCTGTCGTGCATCCGCGGCGATGACCGCGGCGTCGTGCACGAGGTGCTGGCCAGAGCGGTGGAGTACAGCACGTCGGCGGGCACGCTGAACGTCGCGGCGGCGACCAACGAGGCCGTCGGCCTGACGCCGTCCGCTCGGTCGGGCGCGCCCGGCGCGGGCACCGGGTGCGAGGCCCTGCCGGCCGGGCTGCGGGACGTCGTCGCGGTGTCGGCGGTGGGGGCGGACCGGGTGAAGGCGGGCTACAGCTCGTACGGGCTGGGCGTGATCGACGTCACCGCGCCCGGCGGCGAGACGGGCCGGTGCGTGCTCTCGACGGTCCCGGGCGGGTACGCGCCGCTGTGCGGGACGTCGATGGCGGCGCCGCACGTCGCCGGGGTGCTCGCGCTGCTGGCGTCCCAGCACCCGGGCGCCGGGCCGCGCCAGCTGCGGCGGTCGCTGGACGAGCAGGCGACGCCGATGGCGTGCCCGGCCGACTACGACCTGACCGGCGACGGGATCCAGGACGCGTACTGCGCGGGGTACGAGGGGTTCAACGGCTTCTACGGCCACGGCATGGTGGACGCGATGGCGGCGGTGGCGCCGCGGACCGGGCGGCCGGACCCGGCCCGCTGAGCCGCGTCACGTCACGTCACGTCACGTCACGTCAGCAGGAGTTTCGCGATGCGGCGGGTCGAGGCCCACAGGCCCACGCCGCCGAGGACCAGCAGGTAGGCGAGGTTGCCCAGCATGCCGGGCGACAGGATGTCCGTCGCGAGGCCGCGCATCAGCTCGATCGCGTGGTAGAGCGGGAAGCAGCGGACCACCCACTGCACCGGCTCCGGGTACACCGACAGCGGGAAGAACGTCGTCGAGAACAGGAACATCGGGGTCAGCACCAGCTGGATGTAGTCGAACTGGGCCGTCGACTTCACGAACGTCACCAGCGCCATGCCGACCGCCGAGAAGGCCAGGCCCACCAGCAGCGCCGCCGGGACCATCAGCAGCGCCCACCACGACGTCAGCAGGCCCATCGCCGCCGCGATGCCGAGGAACGCCACCGCGTAGAAGCCGCCGCGCAGGACCGCCCAGCCGATCTCGCCGAGCGCGACGTCCAGCGGGCCGATCGGGGTGGCCAGCATCGCGTCGTACAGCTTCGCGTAGCGCAGCTTGAAGAACAGGTTGTACGTCGACTCGAAGACGGCGCCGTTCATCGCCGACATCGCCAGCAGCGCCGGGGCGACGAAGGCGACGTAGCTCATCGGGCGCCCGTCCGGGCCCGCGACCTCGGTGACCAGCTTGCCGAAGCCCAGCTGGAACGCCATCAGGTAGAGGAACGGCTCGATCGCGCCGGACAGGAAGATCAGCCAGCTGTTCCGGTAGACCATGGCCGCGCGCTCGATCAGCGCGCTCGCCCGGCCGGCGTAGAGCCCGGGCGGGAGGATCCGCAGCAGCAGCCCGCCGCGGGCCGGTGGGGCCTGGACGCTCACCATCAGACCACCAGCCTCTTGTAGAAGGCCCGGTGCGCGAGCGCCCACCCGGCCGCGAACAACGCCGCGAGCACGGCGAAGTGGCCGAGCATCGCCCAGCCGCCGACCCCGCCGACGCTCACGCCGCGGGCCAGCTGGGTGCCGTGCCACAGCGGGGAGATCCAGGCCAGCCAGCGGATCGCGGCGGGCAGCTGGGCGATCGGGAAGAACGTGCCGCTGAACAACGTCATCGGCATGACGACGAACCGGAAGATCAGCCCGAAGCGCTGGCCCTCGTCGTGGGTGCTCGCCGCCAGCGCGGCCATCGGCGTGGTGCAGGCGAGCCCGGTGACGGTGCCGGCCAGGATCACCAGCAGGACGCCGGGGCCGGTCCAGGAGCCGAAGAACAACGCGACGAACGCGTAGATCGCGCCGGCCAGGGTCAGCCGCAGCGCCGACCAGATCAGGTGACCGCCGAACACCTGGCCGGGTGACACCGGCGTGGCGGTGACGGCCAGGTAGTCCTTCTGCCACTTGAACCCGGAGAGAACGGGGTAGCTCGACTCGCCGATCGCCTGCTGCGCCGCACCGGCCGCGAGCAGCGCGGGCGCGATGTACTGCAGGTAGGAGAGGCCGCCGGTGACCGTGCCGGGCCGCACCTGCGACCCGAAGCCGAGGCCCATCGCGGCGAGGAACAGCACCGGCTGCAGGCCGGTGGAGTACAAAGTGGACAGCCAGTGCCGGCGGTACCAGGTCCAGTGCCCTTCAACGCGCAGCCAGGCCCCGTGCCAGCGACCGACGACCCGGCCGGTGGATTCGACGGTGGTCATGGCCGGTCCTTCCGGCGGAGGTGCCCTTGCCGAGTGTCCCGGCGGGGGTGCGCGCGCGGAGTCTCCCGGCAGAGGCACGATCGCCCCGTCGCCCAACAAGAGTGCGCGCGCGGGCCGCGGGAGCTACTCCCCCGCGGGTCCCTCCGGCGATGGGCATCGGCCGGATCCCGGCGGAGCCGTGGCCGGGGTCGCCGGGCCAGGGCCAGGGTCGCGACCGAAACAGCCGCCTTGCCACCCCAAACGGCCAACTCGCCACCCGGAGCAGCCAACTCGCCGACCGGAGCGGCCAACTCGCCACCCGGAGCGGCAGGCTTGCCACCCGAAACTGCCGACTCACCGACCGGAGCAGCCGACTCGCCACCCCGAAGGGCCAACTCACCGGCCGGAACAGCCAACTCACCGACCGGATTGGCCAGCACAACGCCCGGAGTGGCCGACTCGCCGGGAGAACCGAGGGGCGCGGGACAGCGGTGTGCGCCAAGGGAACCCGAGTCCATCAGTCCACCAGCGTCCGGCCGGTCAGCCTGAGGAACACGTCCTCCAGGGAACTGCGGCGCACCAGGCTCGACAGCGGGCGGACGCCTCGGGCGTGGGTGCGTTCCAGGGCGTCCTCGCCGTCGTTGCTGTAGAGCAGGACCCGGTCCGGGAGCACCTCCACCCGCTCCGCCAGGCCCGCCACCTGCGCGGCCGCCGACTCCTGCTCCCCCGACGCGAACCGCAGCTCGACGACTTCGCGTGTCGAGTAGCGGCTGATCAGCTCGGCCGGTGAGCCTTCCGCGGCGATGCGGCCGTGGTCCATCACCACCAGCCTGTCGCACAGCTGCTCCGCCTCGTCCATGTAGTGCGTGGTCACGATCAGCGTGGTGCCCTGGGCCTTGAGCCGGAATAAGCGGTCCCACAGCAGGTGCCGGGCCTGCGGGTCGAGGCCTGTCGTCGGTTCGTCGAGCAGCAGCAGTTCGGGGTCGTTGACCAGCGACCGCGCGATCGTCAGACGCCGTTTCATGCCGCCCGACAGCGGGTCCACCCTGTCATCGGCCCGGTCCGTCAGCTGGGCGAACTCCAGCAGCTCTTCGGCCTTGCGGCGAGCCACCGCCCGCGACAGCCCGAAGTACCGGGCGTACACGATCAGGTTCTCCCGGACGGTCAGCTCGACGTCCAGGTTGTCCAGCTGCGGCACGACGCCGAGGCGCGCGCGGATCCGCGGGCCGGCCGCGTCCGGGTCCAGGCCGAGCACCCGCAGGTCGCCGTCGGTCCGCGGTGACACGCACGCGATCATCCGCATGGTCGACGACTTCCCGGCGCCGTTGGGGCCGAGGAAGCCGAACGCCTCCCCGCGCCGCACCTCGACGTCGATCCCGCGCACGGCTTCGAACTCGCCGAACCGCTTCACCAGTGCCTTGGCCTGCACCAGCGCCGGCTCTCGCTCCTCCGTTTGGTCCACATCCCGAACCCTAGGACCCGCCACCGACAAAAACCGAACGGTTTAGCCGCGAACGGTCGACACCAGCGTTTTCGTCACCCCGTTGACCGTCACCGACAGCCGCGCGACGCCCGGGCGCAACGCCGTCAGCACCCCGGTCGACGGGTCGAACGACGCGACGTCCCACGGCGCGGGCGGCCAGCCGGAGGAGGCGATGTGTGTGCCCCACGCGCCGGTCCAGTCCGCGCTGACCGGGTACGACACCGGGACGTCGCGGGTGCCTTGGCGCAGCGTCGCGCGGACGTCGGCGTGGGCACCCCGGGACAGCTCGGCCGGACCCGTGAGGGTCAGCGAGTCGACGTTCGGGCGCGTCTCGAACCGCACCGGCTGGGCGCGGTCGGCCGGGTCGACGCGCAGCAGCGTCCAGCCGACGAACCCGCCGTCGCCCGGTGCGGCGGCGGGTGCCTTGCCGGAGTTGCCGTTGACCAGGTACGGCACACCGTCCACACGGGACAGTGAGAACACGCCGGCGTGCGAGGCGACGGCGGCCGCGGGCTTGCCGGACGTCTGCTCGAAACCGGTGAGCCAGCCGGTCAGCAGCGCGGCTTCCTTCGGGTCCGCGAGCTGGGAGTTCCCGGTCGGGCTCGGGTCCTTCACCGGGTGGTGCATCGCGACGACGACCCCGCGCACGTTCCGGTCGGCGGCCGCCGAGTCGAGGGCCGAGCGCAGCATCCGCACCTGGTCGAACCCGCCGGCCCGCAGCGAACCGCGCGAGGAGTCCAGCAGCACCAGCCGGATCCCGCGCAGGTCGACGACGCGGTGGGTGTCCCCGAAGACGGCCTGGAAGTCGGCGAGGCCGTTGCCGCCTTCGGCTTCGTGGTTGCCCGGCACGTAGTACCAGGGCGCCTTGCCGTCCAGCTCCTCGGAAATCACCTGCCGCGCCAGCGTGAAGTCGGGCGGGGTGCCGCGGTCGACGAAGTCGCCGTTGAGCAGCACCAGGTCCGGCTTCGCCGCGACGGCCTCGCGCAGCGCCCGCCGCGCTTGGGCGACCAGCGGGCCCGTGGGGTCGTCGGCGGTGAACTGCGCGTCGCTGACGACCGCGACGCGCAGGCCGCCGGCGAGCGTGCCGTCGGTGACCAGTGCCGGGTCGTGCGGCGCCGGGTCCGCGGGCACCGTCGCCGACGGCGCCACCTCGAACGTCAGGTCGTCGAACACCAGGTGACCTTCGTACTGCTGGTCCGGCACGTTTTCGACGGCGTAGAACCGCGCCAGCCGCTGCCCCGCGGGCAGCCCGGCCGGCACCGCGGCGGTGACGTAGCGCCAGCCCGTCCAGTCCACGCTCAGTGATAAGTCCACAATGGACGCGACGTTCGCGGCGTCACGCAGTTCGGCCCGCAGCCAGGCGCCCTTGCCGTCACCGTTGACCCACAGGCCGATCTTCTGCGTGCCCGTCGGTACCGGCAGCGACGCCGAAGGCGTGACGTACGCGGCACGCGTCGCGGTCGTGCCGGTCAGCCGGTAGTCCAGCGCGAGCCCGGCGCCGCCGTCCCGCCCCGGCGCCGCGGACAGCGCCGCGCCGACGACCGCCGGGAACACTGTCGCGGTCCAGCCCGCCGGGCCGTCCAGCGGCGCCGCGACCTGCGCGACCGTGCCCACGGACGCGGCCAGGTGGGTGGTCAGGCCGGCGGCCGTCGCGGTGATCGCGGACGCGCCGGACGCCGTCAGCGCCGTCACCGAGAACCCGTCGCCCGCCGGGGTCACGCGCACGACCGAGTGGTCGTAATCGAGCTTGACGTCGTCGGGTTCCACCCAGGTGCCGTAGCCGTCGGCGTCGTAGCCGTACACCTTGAACGTGCTGGTCGCGCCGGTCGCCGACAGCGCGACCTGCTCGGTGCTGGTGCCGAGCCGGACCGGCTTGCCCAGCACCGAAAGCGCCGTCTTCCCGGCCGCCCGGCCGGACTTCGCGACGACGTCGACCCCGCCGGGACCGTGGCCGGTGACGACCCCGTGCGTCACCGAGGCCCGCCGGGGGTCGGACGTCGTCCAGCGCGGGTCGGCGGCGACCGCGGCGCCGGTCTCGTCGTGGCCGTCGGCGACCAGGTGCCGGGTCAGGCCGGTCAGGACGCGGGTCGCGTCGGCCGTCGCCACCGCGGGCGCCGGCGCGAACGCCGTCAGCCGGCCGCTGCCGGGCACCGTGCCGAAGCCGATCCCGTTGGGCACCAGGCGTTCCCCGCCGTCGGACGGCGCGTTGCGGATGCTCGGCGCGGCCTCGCCTTCGGTGCGCGCGAGCAGCGTCGACGAGCCGCCGCCGTCGAGGTTGATCGCGTCGTCGGCGCCGAGGCTCTTCATGTGCCGCGCCAGTTCCAGCTCGGTCATGCCGCGGCTGTCGGCCTGCCGTCCGTCCACAGTGACCAGCCACAGCTTCGTGCCGTCGGCGGAGAAGCCGACCGCGGTCCGCGGGTGCATCGCCACGTTGTCGACGGGCTGCACGACGCCGTCGCGCAGCAGGACTTCGTTGCCGCCCACCGCGACCGTGATCTTCCCGGCGTCGGAGCGCGGCGCGTACGTGACGCCGACCGCGTCACCCGGCTTCAGCGCGGCGAGCGCGTCCGCGCCGGCCTCACGGGCCAGCAGGACGGTCGTCCCGGCCGCGATCGGGCCGTCCGCCGGCGCGGTGCGCACCTGGGTGACGACGCCGTCGCGCAGCTCCACCTCGAGGACCCGCGCGGCGCCGGCCACCGACGTCGCGCGGCCGGAGCGGCCCCACAACGGCGTGTAGACGCCGATCGCGTCGCGGTCCAGGACCGGGCTGTTGAAGTTCGTGGCCTCAACGGCGCCGCCGGGCAGCGTTACCGTCGCTTCGAGGAAGACCGATGCGAGCCGGGCCTTGCCCTCGTCCGTGATCGCCGCGGTGAGGTTGTGGCCGGCCGCGGGCGCCGTCTGCAGCTGCCCTTGGTCGACGCCGACGCCGATCGGCGCGCCGGTGGCGTTGATGTCGAAGAAGTCGCCGTTCACGCCGGCGACCGCGCCGGTGCGCGCGACCTGCTGCGAGAGCGGTGTGCGCGCGGAAACGGTGCCCGGGCTGAGGTACGTCGGCCGGAGCACCTTGCTGCCCAGGTCGACGGCGAGGGTGTCGCCGCGGATCCAGCCCGCCGGGTCGTACCGGTCGAACTGGGTGAGGTCCAGGCCGGGCGCGACCTCGGTGGTCGCGCTGCCGGTGACGAGGCCGTCGTCGGGGTCCGCGGCGGCGAACGTCGCCGGGCCCTCGTGGGCCGACGACGCGGCGGGCGCGCCCTCGATCGGCGGCGTCCCCAGCGGCGCCGCGAGCGGGTCGGCGTGGGCCGGGACGACGAGACCGGACGTGAACAGCGCCAAGAGCGCGCCGGAGAGCATGAAGCGTGACTTCTTCACCGGGTACCCCAGTATCGAGTGAGAGTGAACCGGACCAGCACAGCGCAGCGGCACGGCCACGGGAAGGCTTCGCGGTGAACGCCGCCTGAATGGTCTAGAACAGCTGCGGCGTCAGGCCGTGAAAGGGGCCTGGAGGAACTGCTCGGCGGTCCCGGTGTCGCCGGTGAGACGCGGCGCGGGGGCGGTGCGCTTCCACAGGTGCAGCAGGAGGTCCTGCGCCGTCGCCTCGGCGGTCGCGGCGGGTTCGGTGGCCGGGCCGAGCGCGGGTGGCTCACCCGGGTGCAGCGTCCAGGCGTCGCCGGTGTCGGTGGTGCGCAGCGCGAGCGGCGCGGCCAGCGGCGGCGGGGCGTGCCAGCGCGAGACGCGCGGGAGCCAGGCGGTGAGGACCTCGTCGACGCCGTCCGCGGCGACGGCCGGGTCGAGCGTGACCGCGATGCCGGCCGCGGCGTGCGCGTCGGCCAGGTGGACGGCGGTTTCGTGGACCTGGCGGCGGAACCAGAAGGCCTTGACCTTCTCCGTGCCCGCGAAGTGCCAGCAACGGTCCTCGGGGGTGGCGGCCTCGAGCGCGTCCACCAGGCCTTGAGCGCTTTCGGCGTACCAGGACGCGAGGTCGGCGCTCGGGCCGTCGTCGAATCTCTGCCGTTGCGATTCCCCGCTGATGACGACGGAAGTGGCCCAGCGGTGCACGTTGCCCAGGTGCGTGCCGAGGTCGCGCAGCGTCCAGCCGCCGCAGTCCGGCACGGCCGCGGCGGGGTCGGCGGTGCGCAGGACTTCGGCGAACCCGTCGGTCAGCTCCCCCAGCACGGGGAGGTAGTCGCGGGCCGGGAACGGCATCGTCGTCATCGGGTCTCCGGGGCGGGCCGGGGCCACCCGGGGGTGGCCCCGGTGCCGATCACAGGTCGGGGAACCAGAGCTTCAGCTCGCGCTCGGCCGACTCCGCGGAGTCCGAGCCGTGCACCAGGTTGTACTGGGTCTCCAGCGCGAAGTCGCCGCGGATGGTGCCCGGGGTGGCCTTCTCGACCGGGTCGGTGCCGCCGGCCAGCTGGCGGAACGCCGGGATCGCGCGCGGGCCTTCGACGGCGAGCGCGACCAGCGGGCCCGACGTGATGAACTCCAGCAGCTCGCCGAAGAACGAACGCTCCTTGTGCTCGGCGTAGTGCTCCTCGGCCAGGGCCTGGGGGACGGTCCGCAGTTCGACGGCGACGAGCTTGAGGCCCTTGCGCTCGATCCGCGAGATGACCTCGCCGACGAGGCCGCGCGCGACGCCATCGGGCTTGACCAGGACCAGCGTGCGTTCAGTCACGACGGTGTTTCTCCTTGTTGCGGTTAAGTGTCGGTGCGCGGAGCCTAGCCGACGGTCTTCCGGCCCTTCGTAGTCGACGTCACAAACCGGCCTGAAAGCCGTGAAGGCCTCCTTCACGGCTCTTATGGCCGGGAAGGAGGCCTTCACGGCTTTGGACTCACTTCAGCGGCCTTGTGGGTGCAGTTTCTTCGACCACAGCGACGCGCCCGTGGCGTCGCGCAGGTCCACCGTCAGGTCGCCGCTGGCGCCGTCGATGTTCAGCTCGCCGAAGTGCTGGAAGCCGTCGATCGGGGCGGTGTTCGCGACCGGCGGGGCGTGGACGAACACCGCCTCCGGGCCGAATGTCGGGTCGAGCGTGTTCGGGCCGAACGCGCCCGCGTTCAACGGCCCGGACACGAACTCCCAGAACGGGTCGAAGTCCTGGAACGCCGCGCGGTCCGGCGAATAGTGGTGTGCCGCCGTGTAGTGGACGTCCGCCGTCAGCCAGACGACGTTGCGGACGCGACGGCGCTGGATCTCGCGCAGCACCCAGGCCAGCTCCGTCTCGCGGCCGCCGGGCGCGCCGGGCAGGTTGTTCGCCACGGCCTCGATCGCGGTGCCGTCCGGGACGACCAGGCCCAGCGGCATGTCCGCCTGGACGATCTTCCACGTCGCCGTGCTGCGGCCGAGCGCGTCGGCCAGCCAGCGGGCCTGCCGGTCGCCGAGGATGTAGCCCGGCTTGGTCTGGTCGGCCGTGTTGGCGTTGCGGTAGGTCCGCATGTCCAGCACGAAGATCTCGGCGCGCGTGCCGTACCGGAAACTGCGGTAGACGCGGCCGTCGACGGCCTGGCGCGAGTCGATCGGGTGCCACTCGTGGAACGCCTGGTAGGCCCGCGGCGCGAGGACGTCGACGCGCTTCTCGGTGTAGGCCGGGTTGTCGAGGATCTTGCCCGGGTACCAGTTGTTCAAGACCTCGTGGTCGTCCCACTGCACGTACGAAGGCACCTGCGCGGCGAAGCGGCGGAAGTGCTCGTCGAGGCGGTTGTACGCGTGCTGGCCGCGGAACTCCGCCAGTGTCTCGGCGACCTTCGCCTTCTCCGCCGTGACGACGTTGCGCCAGGTGCGGCCGCCGGGCAGCGCGACGGTCTCGGTGAGCGGGCCGTCGGAGTAGACCGTGTCGCCGCTGTGCAGGAACAGGTCCGGGCGGCGGGCGGCCATCGCCGAGAAGATCGTCATGCCGCCCAGGTCCGGGTTGATGCCCCAGTTCTGGCCGACGACGTCGCCCGACCACAGGATCCGGGCGCTGCTGCGGCCGACCGGCGCCGTGGCGAACGTGCCCGTCAGCGGCTCGCTCGTGGCGCGCCCGTCCGGCGACTCCGCCGTGACGCGGTAGTGGAACTCCGTTCCCGGCGTCAGCCCGGCGACGCGCACCCGGCCGGTGCCGTCGCTGTCCGGGCCGACGGCGGGGCCCGTGATCCGGCGGGCGTGCCGGAACGACGGGTCCCGCGCGATCTCGACGACCAGGCGCGACGGGCGGTCCGCGCGCGACCAGACGACGGCGGACCCGGGCGTGACGTCGCCGGACTGGACGCCGTGGGTGAGCACGGGCCGGTCGCGGCGCACGAGCGGCGTCGCGGCGAAGGCGGTGGACGGCAGCACGAGACTGGCGGCCGCACCGGTCAGGCCGGCCTTGAACAGCGTGCGGCGGGAGTGGCAGGTCGGTTCGGTCATGCGCGGATCCAACCCCGCCCCGGCCAACGCCGGATGGCGTGCGGGTGAACGGATCCCGGGGGTTTCCCCGATGTCCGAGGCGGCTCGCCGTCGGTAACGTGGCGATCACGACAAGGGGGTCAGATGAGACCATTCAGGAAAACCCTGGCGGTGCTGACGGCGGCGCTCACCGTCACCACGCTGGGCACCGGCATCGCGGAAGCGGGACAGGACGGCGGCAAAGCCGTCCTGCGCTACACCGAACACGGCGTCCCGCACATCGTCGCGAAGGACTTCGCCGGGCTCGGTTACGGCTACGGCTTCGCGGCGGCGACCGACAACGTCTGCGAGCTCGCGAACATCTACCTGACGGTGAGCGCGCAGCGTTCGCA
This genomic window contains:
- a CDS encoding S8 family serine peptidase encodes the protein MSLLARPLRAAVCTVLVLSGCVTAGPAAAGEPSCAPGRTLRYVVTFDRGTTESAARAQISGACGATTVYYPQIAVAVATSGDPGFGPRIGLDRTFSAQGERLAAQRATDPVRPQPARAALAATDPARVPGTDLSSRQWDMQAINAGWAHRVSEGSRDVVVGVLDSGIDPAHPDLTAALDRDDSAGCLTGAPDQDRSAWAPTTSVHGTHVAGIIAAADDGHGVTGVAPGVRVASVKVIDDRGYADPEAAVCGLMWAASRHMQLTNSSYFVNPWSLSCIRGDDRGVVHEVLARAVEYSTSAGTLNVAAATNEAVGLTPSARSGAPGAGTGCEALPAGLRDVVAVSAVGADRVKAGYSSYGLGVIDVTAPGGETGRCVLSTVPGGYAPLCGTSMAAPHVAGVLALLASQHPGAGPRQLRRSLDEQATPMACPADYDLTGDGIQDAYCAGYEGFNGFYGHGMVDAMAAVAPRTGRPDPAR
- a CDS encoding ABC transporter permease, which produces MVSVQAPPARGGLLLRILPPGLYAGRASALIERAAMVYRNSWLIFLSGAIEPFLYLMAFQLGFGKLVTEVAGPDGRPMSYVAFVAPALLAMSAMNGAVFESTYNLFFKLRYAKLYDAMLATPIGPLDVALGEIGWAVLRGGFYAVAFLGIAAAMGLLTSWWALLMVPAALLVGLAFSAVGMALVTFVKSTAQFDYIQLVLTPMFLFSTTFFPLSVYPEPVQWVVRCFPLYHAIELMRGLATDILSPGMLGNLAYLLVLGGVGLWASTRRIAKLLLT
- a CDS encoding ABC transporter permease produces the protein MTTVESTGRVVGRWHGAWLRVEGHWTWYRRHWLSTLYSTGLQPVLFLAAMGLGFGSQVRPGTVTGGLSYLQYIAPALLAAGAAQQAIGESSYPVLSGFKWQKDYLAVTATPVSPGQVFGGHLIWSALRLTLAGAIYAFVALFFGSWTGPGVLLVILAGTVTGLACTTPMAALAASTHDEGQRFGLIFRFVVMPMTLFSGTFFPIAQLPAAIRWLAWISPLWHGTQLARGVSVGGVGGWAMLGHFAVLAALFAAGWALAHRAFYKRLVV
- a CDS encoding ABC transporter ATP-binding protein, giving the protein MDQTEEREPALVQAKALVKRFGEFEAVRGIDVEVRRGEAFGFLGPNGAGKSSTMRMIACVSPRTDGDLRVLGLDPDAAGPRIRARLGVVPQLDNLDVELTVRENLIVYARYFGLSRAVARRKAEELLEFAQLTDRADDRVDPLSGGMKRRLTIARSLVNDPELLLLDEPTTGLDPQARHLLWDRLFRLKAQGTTLIVTTHYMDEAEQLCDRLVVMDHGRIAAEGSPAELISRYSTREVVELRFASGEQESAAAQVAGLAERVEVLPDRVLLYSNDGEDALERTHARGVRPLSSLVRRSSLEDVFLRLTGRTLVD
- a CDS encoding phosphodiester glycosidase family protein, which produces MLSGALLALFTSGLVVPAHADPLAAPLGTPPIEGAPAASSAHEGPATFAAADPDDGLVTGSATTEVAPGLDLTQFDRYDPAGWIRGDTLAVDLGSKVLRPTYLSPGTVSARTPLSQQVARTGAVAGVNGDFFDINATGAPIGVGVDQGQLQTAPAAGHNLTAAITDEGKARLASVFLEATVTLPGGAVEATNFNSPVLDRDAIGVYTPLWGRSGRATSVAGAARVLEVELRDGVVTQVRTAPADGPIAAGTTVLLAREAGADALAALKPGDAVGVTYAPRSDAGKITVAVGGNEVLLRDGVVQPVDNVAMHPRTAVGFSADGTKLWLVTVDGRQADSRGMTELELARHMKSLGADDAINLDGGGSSTLLARTEGEAAPSIRNAPSDGGERLVPNGIGFGTVPGSGRLTAFAPAPAVATADATRVLTGLTRHLVADGHDETGAAVAADPRWTTSDPRRASVTHGVVTGHGPGGVDVVAKSGRAAGKTALSVLGKPVRLGTSTEQVALSATGATSTFKVYGYDADGYGTWVEPDDVKLDYDHSVVRVTPAGDGFSVTALTASGASAITATAAGLTTHLAASVGTVAQVAAPLDGPAGWTATVFPAVVGAALSAAPGRDGGAGLALDYRLTGTTATRAAYVTPSASLPVPTGTQKIGLWVNGDGKGAWLRAELRDAANVASIVDLSLSVDWTGWRYVTAAVPAGLPAGQRLARFYAVENVPDQQYEGHLVFDDLTFEVAPSATVPADPAPHDPALVTDGTLAGGLRVAVVSDAQFTADDPTGPLVAQARRALREAVAAKPDLVLLNGDFVDRGTPPDFTLARQVISEELDGKAPWYYVPGNHEAEGGNGLADFQAVFGDTHRVVDLRGIRLVLLDSSRGSLRAGGFDQVRMLRSALDSAAADRNVRGVVVAMHHPVKDPSPTGNSQLADPKEAALLTGWLTGFEQTSGKPAAAVASHAGVFSLSRVDGVPYLVNGNSGKAPAAAPGDGGFVGWTLLRVDPADRAQPVRFETRPNVDSLTLTGPAELSRGAHADVRATLRQGTRDVPVSYPVSADWTGAWGTHIASSGWPPAPWDVASFDPSTGVLTALRPGVARLSVTVNGVTKTLVSTVRG
- a CDS encoding maleylpyruvate isomerase family mycothiol-dependent enzyme, with amino-acid sequence MTTMPFPARDYLPVLGELTDGFAEVLRTADPAAAVPDCGGWTLRDLGTHLGNVHRWATSVVISGESQRQRFDDGPSADLASWYAESAQGLVDALEAATPEDRCWHFAGTEKVKAFWFRRQVHETAVHLADAHAAAGIAVTLDPAVAADGVDEVLTAWLPRVSRWHAPPPLAAPLALRTTDTGDAWTLHPGEPPALGPATEPAATAEATAQDLLLHLWKRTAPAPRLTGDTGTAEQFLQAPFTA
- the ndk gene encoding nucleoside-diphosphate kinase; this translates as MTERTLVLVKPDGVARGLVGEVISRIERKGLKLVAVELRTVPQALAEEHYAEHKERSFFGELLEFITSGPLVALAVEGPRAIPAFRQLAGGTDPVEKATPGTIRGDFALETQYNLVHGSDSAESAERELKLWFPDL
- a CDS encoding alkaline phosphatase, with product MTEPTCHSRRTLFKAGLTGAAASLVLPSTAFAATPLVRRDRPVLTHGVQSGDVTPGSAVVWSRADRPSRLVVEIARDPSFRHARRITGPAVGPDSDGTGRVRVAGLTPGTEFHYRVTAESPDGRATSEPLTGTFATAPVGRSSARILWSGDVVGQNWGINPDLGGMTIFSAMAARRPDLFLHSGDTVYSDGPLTETVALPGGRTWRNVVTAEKAKVAETLAEFRGQHAYNRLDEHFRRFAAQVPSYVQWDDHEVLNNWYPGKILDNPAYTEKRVDVLAPRAYQAFHEWHPIDSRQAVDGRVYRSFRYGTRAEIFVLDMRTYRNANTADQTKPGYILGDRQARWLADALGRSTATWKIVQADMPLGLVVPDGTAIEAVANNLPGAPGGRETELAWVLREIQRRRVRNVVWLTADVHYTAAHHYSPDRAAFQDFDPFWEFVSGPLNAGAFGPNTLDPTFGPEAVFVHAPPVANTAPIDGFQHFGELNIDGASGDLTVDLRDATGASLWSKKLHPQGR